The following coding sequences lie in one Euhalothece natronophila Z-M001 genomic window:
- a CDS encoding AAA family ATPase codes for MSFAEEFELLLRACYPIIYIPTFEEERVESAIATSAKNVGNRALYIWDFVDGYQDNPNNAGVAQRNPLQALEYVEKLPTGNGAIIILRDFHRFLEDISVARKLRNLSRKLKSLPINVVLVSPEVSIPSDLTEVLTVVEFPLPNNEEIKTEIEQLISSIPQTLPEKQIDAFVRSARGLSLERIRRVLTRAIAAHGALQPEDVDLVVEEKRQSIRQTQILDFYPASEEISDIGGLDNLKNWLLRRGGAFSDRARTYGLPHPRGLLLVGIQGTGKSLTAKAIAHHWHLPLLRLDVGRLFGGLVGESESRTRQMITLAEALAPCVLWIDEIDKAFSGLTGQGDSGTSSRVFGTFITWLAEKTSSVFVVATANNVRALPPEMLRKGRFDEIFFVDLPTQKERKEIFSVHLSHLRPYNVKDYDLERLAYETPDFSGAEIEQTIIEAMHLGFSENRDFTTEDILQAASQIVPLARTAQEEIQFLKEWVSAGKARKASRDNALSL; via the coding sequence ATGAGTTTCGCTGAAGAGTTTGAGCTACTATTGCGAGCTTGTTATCCCATAATTTATATTCCCACTTTTGAAGAGGAACGGGTGGAAAGCGCGATCGCGACTTCTGCCAAAAATGTCGGCAACCGCGCTCTCTATATTTGGGATTTTGTGGATGGTTATCAAGATAATCCTAATAATGCAGGCGTTGCTCAGCGTAACCCCCTACAAGCTCTGGAATATGTGGAAAAACTTCCTACTGGCAATGGGGCAATTATCATCTTAAGGGATTTTCACCGCTTTTTAGAAGACATTTCTGTGGCTCGGAAATTGCGGAATCTTTCGCGGAAGCTAAAATCTCTCCCCATTAACGTTGTTTTAGTCTCTCCTGAGGTGTCTATTCCCTCTGACTTAACAGAAGTGCTAACGGTTGTCGAGTTTCCCCTTCCTAATAACGAGGAAATTAAAACCGAAATTGAACAGCTAATTAGTAGCATTCCCCAAACCTTACCCGAAAAACAAATTGATGCCTTTGTCCGTTCTGCACGAGGGCTATCTTTAGAACGGATTCGGCGAGTTTTAACCCGCGCGATCGCTGCTCATGGGGCATTACAACCCGAAGATGTGGACTTAGTCGTTGAAGAAAAACGGCAATCCATTCGTCAAACGCAAATTCTGGATTTCTATCCTGCTAGTGAAGAAATTTCTGATATTGGGGGACTCGATAACCTTAAAAATTGGCTCTTGCGTCGAGGTGGAGCTTTCAGCGATCGCGCTCGTACCTACGGTTTACCTCACCCCCGAGGACTGCTTTTAGTGGGGATTCAAGGCACAGGAAAATCACTTACCGCTAAAGCCATTGCCCACCATTGGCATCTGCCCCTATTACGCCTTGATGTGGGACGATTATTTGGGGGCTTAGTCGGGGAATCAGAATCTCGTACCCGTCAAATGATCACCCTCGCAGAAGCCCTAGCCCCTTGTGTTCTTTGGATTGATGAAATTGACAAAGCCTTTTCTGGGTTAACGGGACAGGGAGACTCAGGAACAAGCAGTCGTGTTTTCGGAACATTTATTACTTGGCTCGCAGAAAAAACCTCTTCTGTGTTTGTGGTGGCTACAGCTAATAATGTCCGCGCTCTTCCCCCAGAAATGTTACGGAAAGGACGATTTGACGAGATTTTCTTTGTGGATTTACCCACCCAAAAAGAGCGAAAAGAGATTTTCTCAGTTCACCTTTCCCACCTCCGCCCCTATAATGTTAAAGACTATGATTTAGAACGACTTGCCTACGAAACTCCTGATTTTTCTGGGGCAGAAATCGAACAAACGATTATTGAAGCCATGCACCTTGGGTTTAGTGAAAATCGTGACTTTACCACAGAAGACATCTTACAAGCCGCCAGTCAAATTGTTCCTCTTGCTCGTACTGCTCAAGAAGAAATACAATTCTTAAA
- a CDS encoding YceD family protein yields MEPIYIPRLLKAPGKSEQVEIKDFLPGLDTLTPIRGTVVITHYGTYLEVSAIAETIKTLICDRSLQQYNQRLVVDTSELIWLKDHPDEDLGANKEVEVPLEELTESLPAQGYFDPESWLYEQFCLQIPIRSLSEESSPGDYDYVEPPPVDQRWAGLAALKEQLSDGEE; encoded by the coding sequence ATTGAACCAATTTATATCCCACGACTGCTTAAAGCCCCCGGGAAAAGTGAACAAGTTGAAATTAAAGACTTTCTCCCGGGCTTAGACACCCTAACTCCCATTCGCGGAACTGTGGTGATTACTCATTATGGGACGTATTTAGAGGTATCAGCGATCGCGGAAACGATTAAAACCTTAATCTGCGATCGCAGTTTACAACAATACAATCAACGCCTAGTAGTAGATACCAGTGAGCTAATTTGGCTCAAGGATCACCCCGATGAAGATTTGGGGGCGAATAAAGAGGTAGAAGTTCCCTTGGAAGAGTTAACAGAAAGTTTGCCAGCACAGGGCTATTTTGATCCCGAAAGTTGGCTCTATGAACAGTTCTGTTTGCAAATTCCCATTCGCAGTTTAAGTGAAGAGTCTTCCCCTGGGGACTATGATTATGTCGAACCGCCCCCTGTGGATCAACGTTGGGCAGGTTTGGCAGCGTTAAAAGAACAATTGTCAGATGGGGAGGAATAA
- a CDS encoding Jag family protein has protein sequence MEQTLNRGQQWLEKVLALMGTPTTVKLSKPETTEEMTIGETTPWLVIDESKLSEEQAKALLKDKGQTIDSLQYLANTLLNLGLAPEEQTPLTVEFKGYRQQREKELRVLAEKTAWQVLETGETVELTSLSGAERRQIHNFLKEYDGLESLSRGQEPYRHLVVQRKSN, from the coding sequence ATGGAGCAAACGTTGAATCGGGGCCAACAGTGGCTAGAAAAGGTTTTAGCGCTGATGGGAACCCCGACCACTGTTAAACTGTCTAAACCCGAAACAACTGAAGAGATGACCATTGGGGAGACAACTCCTTGGTTGGTTATTGATGAAAGTAAATTAAGTGAAGAACAAGCCAAAGCCCTACTCAAAGATAAGGGACAAACTATTGATTCCCTTCAATATTTAGCGAATACTTTGCTAAATTTAGGTTTAGCGCCAGAAGAGCAAACCCCTCTTACGGTTGAGTTTAAGGGGTATCGACAACAACGGGAAAAAGAATTGCGCGTGTTAGCAGAAAAAACAGCCTGGCAAGTGCTAGAAACTGGGGAAACCGTTGAGTTAACATCTCTTTCTGGAGCGGAAAGACGGCAAATTCATAACTTTCTTAAAGAGTATGATGGGTTAGAATCATTGAGTCGAGGTCAAGAACCTTATCGCCATTTGGTGGTACAACGAAAAAGCAACTGA